One window from the genome of Sporomusaceae bacterium encodes:
- a CDS encoding rhomboid family intramembrane serine protease has protein sequence MFPLRDNIPSRAWPLVTVALIAANFYIFYQELLLSDVALGKFINTWGLVPADFIARLVREPLQPATYAPLFANLFLHGGWMHILGNMWYLWIFGDNIEDKLGKIRFLLFYILCGVIANAAQIVVDPGSTIPTVGASGAISGVLGGYLMLFPRARIATLVPLFPIFPILQIPALLFLPLWFFLQLYQGAAALFMAGANIAWWAHIGGFAAGFVLVRIVKA, from the coding sequence GTGTTTCCCCTCCGCGACAACATCCCGTCCCGCGCATGGCCGCTGGTAACCGTTGCCCTCATCGCCGCCAATTTTTATATTTTCTATCAGGAACTGCTCCTCAGCGACGTCGCGCTGGGCAAATTCATCAACACCTGGGGCCTCGTGCCGGCGGATTTTATCGCCCGGCTGGTCCGCGAGCCCTTGCAGCCTGCGACGTATGCGCCGCTCTTCGCCAATCTCTTTCTCCACGGCGGCTGGATGCACATCCTCGGCAATATGTGGTATCTGTGGATTTTCGGCGATAATATCGAAGACAAGCTGGGCAAAATCCGCTTTCTCCTTTTCTATATTCTGTGCGGCGTAATCGCCAACGCAGCCCAGATCGTCGTCGACCCCGGCTCCACCATCCCGACGGTCGGGGCCAGCGGCGCCATTTCCGGCGTGCTGGGCGGCTATCTCATGCTTTTCCCGCGGGCGCGCATCGCCACTCTCGTGCCTCTTTTCCCCATCTTCCCCATCCTCCAGATACCAGCCCTGCTTTTCCTGCCGCTATGGTTCTTCCTCCAGCTTTACCAGGGGGCCGCCGCCCTGTTTATGGCCGGCGCGAATATCGCCTGGTGGGCGCATATCGGCGGCTTCGCGGCCGGCTTTGTGCTGGTCAGAATCGTTAAGGCTTAG
- the splB gene encoding spore photoproduct lyase → MQRFVPARAYFEPASLDYPLGRKLYDSLRSIKVPVQLTGSHNRVTGLPGKTAGEAYREAKRTLVVGVRKSADFATCKPSAHYQLPLNTSCPGMCEYCYLATTLGRRPYLRVYVNIADILAKAGEYIAARAPEITVFEGAATSDPIPTEYLTGLLRTTIEHFGREPLGRFRFVTKHVDVAPLLDAAHNGHTRFRFSLNTAAVIRQYEHRTPGLAERVAAAAQVAGAGYPLGFIIAPIFHYPAWREDYGALFRRLAEALPEAAAQDLTFEFITHRFTKRAKANIAAIFPETGLPMDEEERKYKFGQFGYGKYVYDPAIMRAIGDSMREQADMYFPAAKVEYFV, encoded by the coding sequence ATGCAACGTTTCGTTCCCGCCAGGGCCTATTTCGAACCGGCATCCCTGGATTACCCTCTGGGCCGCAAGCTGTACGACAGCCTGCGGTCGATCAAAGTGCCGGTTCAGCTCACCGGCTCGCATAACCGCGTGACCGGGCTGCCTGGCAAAACCGCAGGCGAGGCCTACCGTGAGGCCAAGCGGACGCTGGTGGTCGGGGTGCGAAAAAGCGCCGACTTCGCGACCTGCAAGCCGTCGGCCCACTACCAGCTGCCGCTCAACACCAGTTGCCCGGGCATGTGCGAATACTGCTACCTCGCCACCACCCTGGGCAGGCGGCCGTACCTGAGAGTATACGTGAATATCGCGGACATACTGGCCAAAGCCGGTGAATATATCGCGGCGCGTGCCCCGGAAATAACCGTATTCGAGGGGGCGGCAACCTCCGACCCCATCCCCACCGAATACCTCACCGGGCTTTTGCGCACCACAATAGAGCATTTCGGCCGCGAACCCCTGGGAAGGTTCCGCTTTGTCACCAAGCACGTCGACGTGGCGCCGCTCTTGGACGCCGCCCACAATGGCCACACCCGCTTCCGCTTCAGCCTTAACACCGCTGCCGTCATCCGCCAGTACGAGCACCGCACCCCTGGCCTGGCGGAAAGGGTGGCGGCGGCTGCGCAGGTGGCCGGGGCAGGGTACCCGCTGGGCTTCATCATCGCCCCCATCTTTCACTACCCTGCCTGGCGGGAGGATTACGGCGCCCTCTTCCGCAGGCTGGCCGAGGCCTTGCCGGAAGCGGCCGCGCAGGACCTGACCTTCGAATTCATCACCCATCGCTTCACCAAACGGGCCAAAGCCAACATCGCCGCCATCTTCCCCGAAACCGGCCTGCCCATGGACGAGGAAGAGCGCAAGTACAAATTCGGCCAGTTCGGCTACGGCAAATACGTCTATGACCCCGCCATAATGCGCGCCATCGGCGACTCCATGCGTGAGCAGGCAGATATGTATTTTCCGGCGGCCAAGGTGGAATATTTCGTATAA